In a single window of the Planctomycetia bacterium genome:
- a CDS encoding DUF393 domain-containing protein yields MPANTDHLPPSPDQPILFYDAQCALCDRTVRWCLRHDRRGRLRFAPLQGSTYASLADDAKPAELQTMVLLTDDGLHVTGEAALRVLHSLGGFWAVLGALGRVVPRFVREAAYRYVARRRASWFGPADACLSQGQHDHRRFLP; encoded by the coding sequence ATGCCGGCCAACACCGACCATCTTCCACCCTCCCCCGACCAGCCCATCCTGTTCTACGATGCCCAGTGCGCCCTCTGCGACCGAACCGTTCGCTGGTGCCTCCGTCACGATCGCCGCGGCCGCCTGCGTTTCGCGCCGCTCCAGGGCAGCACTTACGCATCTCTCGCCGACGACGCCAAGCCGGCCGAACTTCAAACCATGGTCCTCCTGACCGACGACGGCCTTCACGTCACAGGCGAAGCCGCCTTGCGAGTGCTGCATTCGCTCGGCGGATTCTGGGCTGTTCTCGGCGCCTTAGGCCGCGTCGTGCCGCGCTTTGTCCGCGAAGCCGCCTACCGCTACGTAGCCAGACGCCGCGCCTCTTGGTTCGGCCCCGCCGATGCATGCCTCTCCCAGGGCCAACATGACCATCGTAGATTCCTCCCGTAA
- a CDS encoding HupE/UreJ family protein, which yields MNLKGRRMGRDHRPALRPLPILSLLAGFLLPCGAASAHDVALTRVRACFDPPGRFQVDLIYDVDAFVLGLRPEHLTAEDLESLRAMSPEDVDERLDELRSLALHRVRLRFDDQKTAFDVSFPTIDSPETVAATQTDAAHGSRSNRIIRLSGEVPEGATQFVFWASRSFGNVILEFVDAAGVFMAQQLLEKGARSDPFDLRRPAQPAGFFSVVRDYAVLGFEHIIPEGLDHILFVLGLFLLSTKMGPLLWQVSAFTLAHTVTLACATYGVIHLAPSIVEPLIALSIAYVAIENVCTSKLHAWRPIVVFAFGLLHGLGFSGVLQELGLPPGRVATALVSFNVGVEIGQLAVIALAFLVVGRFRRRPWYRPRIVIPMSLAIAAVGLYWSLERTGLV from the coding sequence GTGAACCTGAAAGGACGGCGGATGGGCCGCGATCATCGCCCCGCATTACGTCCCCTGCCCATTCTTTCTCTCCTCGCCGGTTTTCTCCTCCCATGCGGCGCGGCAAGCGCTCACGACGTCGCCCTCACGCGCGTGCGCGCCTGCTTCGATCCGCCCGGCCGCTTCCAGGTGGACCTGATCTACGACGTGGACGCCTTCGTCCTCGGCCTTCGCCCCGAGCACCTGACCGCCGAGGATCTCGAATCACTTCGCGCGATGTCGCCCGAAGACGTCGACGAACGACTCGATGAACTGCGCTCCCTCGCGCTCCATCGCGTACGCCTCCGCTTCGACGATCAAAAGACCGCCTTCGACGTTTCATTCCCGACCATCGACTCCCCCGAGACCGTCGCCGCAACTCAGACCGACGCGGCGCACGGAAGCCGCAGCAACCGGATCATCCGTCTGAGCGGCGAAGTACCCGAGGGCGCCACTCAGTTTGTCTTCTGGGCGTCCCGCTCATTCGGAAACGTCATCCTCGAGTTTGTCGATGCCGCCGGCGTCTTCATGGCCCAGCAATTGCTCGAAAAGGGAGCCCGCAGCGATCCCTTCGACCTCCGGCGCCCGGCCCAGCCCGCGGGTTTCTTCTCCGTCGTCCGCGACTACGCGGTCCTCGGCTTCGAGCACATCATTCCCGAAGGGCTCGATCACATCCTGTTCGTTCTCGGATTGTTCCTGCTCAGTACGAAGATGGGCCCGCTGCTGTGGCAGGTCTCCGCCTTCACCCTGGCCCACACGGTCACCCTCGCCTGCGCCACTTACGGTGTCATACATCTGGCACCATCCATCGTGGAGCCGCTCATCGCCCTCTCTATCGCCTACGTCGCCATCGAAAACGTCTGCACCAGCAAACTCCACGCCTGGCGGCCGATCGTCGTCTTCGCCTTCGGCCTGCTCCACGGTCTGGGCTTCTCCGGCGTCCTCCAGGAATTGGGCCTGCCGCCCGGTCGGGTGGCGACCGCACTGGTCTCATTCAACGTCGGCGTCGAGATCGGGCAGCTCGCCGTTATCGCGCTCGCGTTTCTTGTCGTCGGCCGGTTTCGGCGTCGCCCGTGGTACCGCCCCAGAATCGTCATTCCGATGTCCCTCGCCATCGCCGCCGTGGGCCTGTATTGGTCGCTGGAAAGAACCGGCTTGGTCTGA